The DNA sequence TTTAAAATATAGTTTAGCTCATGCTTAAAGTATTTCTCAAACACTCTCTCACTCTCATAATTAACAAGGTCTTTTATTATTCTTGAGCCTTCAGGTTCCAGTGGTAGCTTTACTTCTTGTATTGGCAATGCTGCCCTTCCTTCACGTTTAAACATACCGCTATTTCCTTTTGGTATAACTGCTGCAAATCCTCCTATAAACTCATGCTTTCCTACTTTCGATCCTCTTCTTGTTTTTTGTATTTTTCCAATTGCCGATGCTCTAATGTCATAGAGACTTGCTCTAATTAACACTTCTAATCTGCTTGTTTTTGCTTTAAAAATTCTTAATCTCTTTCTTATCAAACTTTTCTTTTCCTCACTAATTTCCTTAGCTGCTTGTGATTTTAGCCATAGTGCTGTTCTGTTTAACGCTCTCACTATTGCTAATTCTATTTTTTTTCTTTTAGCGTTTACACTTTCTATACTATTAACTTCTATATGCACAGACATTTTACACCCCATACGCTTCGATTCGCCAGACCATTCCAGATTTATCTCTAAGTGGTGGTGTGTGTATTTTGTATTTGCAATCACCTATAACAAAAATATCTCCTACAATTGGCCTCAGTATATCAAAAATGCTTACCTCAAGAAAAAGCATCTCTCCCACAAATTGTCCTTCACCAATCTCGTATAATTTATCTGGCTGTTGCTTTAATACCTGTACCATATATGACTTATCCTTTGATTTATATAAAGCCACTTCTCCTAAATGGGCAAAACAATCTTTAAATAATCTCTTAATATTCTCTTGCACGTTTCTCCGCTATATACTAACATTTATATGCTAAGAAGAGGTAAAGCATTCTTCTGCCTCACACCACTTTATATTTGCTCTACCTATGTTGCAACGATCTTGACTAGTATTGCTGGACGGTGGCACATTGGCAGAGGGTTTGACTGCGTATGCAAATCAGTCCCTCTATCAAATCTTCTTGGCTCTTGTTTTGCATATAGTGGCTGTCCTAGTGTATTTACTGTTTCATTAAAATCTGCTGGTGCAAAATATGTTGTAAATGTGCTCGCTGTTCCTACTGGAAAACAGTGTCCTGTATCTCTTTCTATAAACCTTCTTACGGTTCCTTCAGGATCTGTTGCTTGCCCTCTATATTCCTCAAACGTGATTCCACAAAATGTAAACCCTGACCTCATATCATTTCGAAGTGCTGCTCCTTCTTGCCATCTTTCATATGCTTCTTTTACTTTTGCATGAGAAGTTAGTGCATCAAAAAACTCAGGGCTTACCAAGGCATGAATTCCGGTCATATATTCGCCACTTAAGTTGTCTTCAATATGTCGCAATACCTCCATACACTTACGCTTTACATCTGTTGTTGCTGTTCCAGGGGCAAAATTTACTACTTTTGGTGTAATTTCAAATTCGTTGTACAGATTTAATAATTCTGACCCATCAGCATCTAAAATTATTCCCTTCAGCGCTCCCATTCGCAAATGCTCTAATGTTATTGCATGCTTGTTTCTCATTAGCTGCAAATGATCAGTTATTACATCTGCCAGCGCTTTAAGTTCACTCTCTGATCCAAATGCCCTTATTCCTTGTACTTCCCCTGGCAGCACTACATCATCATGCGGAATGTGCGGAATCGTAAATGTTCTTACCTTTCTTTTGCCGCGTTTTCCTACTGTTGCTGGTGCCCCTGGTACTTGCGTTGGTAATAAACTTAATACTCCGTTGTGTTCTTCTATGGTAATATGTCTAAATCTTACTTGGAAACAAATTTAAATTTTCAACTCGTCCATAATTTATCGGCAATATATTCATCGCATTTGTTAGTGCCGTCATGCTAAATGCTGCGTTTGTAAATGGATTTTGCATTTCTTTCTCTCCTTTTTTTCTTATTAATTTTAGTTAAACTCCTTTGCGGATGATGATCCCTCGTGCTTCAAGTTGCTTTACTGCTGCATTTTTCTGCTCTTCATTAATATTTGCTGGCCACACAACCGCATGATCTGCTAGTATTGCACCACGAGTAATAATTACTGCTTTGGTATTTTCTGTCGCATTTACATCACTTGTTATTACACCTATTGCTCCATCTGTTGAAGTTGGATCTATTATCTTAATCATGTTATCTTTATCGAGAGCCACTACTGTACCAAGTTTAAGATTTTGTCCCTTTGCTACTGTTATCTGATCTCTTGAATATAGACTTGACACCTCATACTTTAATAGGTCACCCAGATTATTTTGTTCGCTTATACAACTCATAAATTTCTCTCCTTAACTGCTTACCGCCGCTTTTATCAATGCTATATACGGCGGTTATAAAAATACTTTAACTCCTACGACTTCTTGCTACCTGTATCATTAAATCTTCTCCTGAATTCTGTGGTATTGCACTCAGTATCTCTGTCTTTTTCGTTCTCTCTGCAAGTAATTCCATTAAAACTTCCCTGGCTTGCTCAATACTTACGCCTTGCTCTATAAATTCTCCTATTTTCTCTGGCATCTTTGATACATTACATAATCTTATTATCTCTAAAATTTCTCTACGACAGTTCTCCTCAATAGTTGTCATACTAACACTCCTACTTTTATGATTGTTGATAAATTCAAAAAATGTTGTAACTCCATCTGCAAGACCTATTTCTACTGCTTTCTCGCCAAAATGTAGCCCTGCTTCCGTTGATTTGATTGCTTCTATAGAAAGGTTTCGATTGCGTGCTATTAGCTCAACCAGCATTCCATACAAACGATTCACTTCGCTTTTCAGGTTTTCTAAACTTTCAGACGTTATTGGCTCATGCGGATTTAAATCATTTTTTCTACTTCCTGCAAATACTGTGGTATATTTTATTCCTTGCTTTTCATCAAACCCACTTTGATCTATATGACTTGCTATTACTCCTATACTTCCTACTCCTGAAGTTCTACTCACAAATACCTTTTCAGCGCTAGAGGCTATAGCGTACGCAGCAGAATATGCATCATCATTTGCTATTGCAATAATTCTCTTTTTTGCTCTTGATTCATAAATAAAATCAGCTAGGTCAAAGACACCGTTTACTTCCCCTCCTGGACTGTCTATGTCAAGTAGAATCGTCTCTATGCTTTTATCTTCTAAAGCACTCTCTATCTCTTCATGAATATTTTCATACGAAGTCATGTCTAAAATATGATCAAAAGCTTCTGTTTTTTTGTCAAAACTCCATAAATACGTATTATTGCTATTCCTTTTGGGTTTATATGAAAATGCTTTAAATTCTTAAAGATAGGTTGTTTGCTGTTATATAATGATAGTAGTTCAAAGCTTCTTCTCTCTACCATTATTGGTTTATTTATCCACATCACCTTCCTCCCCTTATTGTATTTTATGGCACATTAACGTCACAATCGAAACAAAGTCCAAAAGAATTAGCACGCTTTTGATCTTCTGCTATTTCTTGGTCAATTTCTTCTACATCGTAACCCATTTCTGATACTACTTCTGAGCGGCTCTTGAAGCCATTTCTTACTGCCATTTGCTGTGCTTGTTGATCTTTTAAAGGATCCACCCAATCAAATCCCTGTGGTATCCATTTTACTTCTTCTTTCGCTGCTTTTACTACTTTTTCATCTATACAGAGTTCTCCAGAAAGTACTGCTAACTCTAGCCATCTATTCCAAATAGGTCTACAAAACTGGAACACTATCACGTTATGCTGTAACATTGCACACCTTCTGCGAAACTCTATCAGCCCTGCTCGAATGGATGAATAATTAACGCCGGTTAAATCTCCTGTTAGTTGCTCATATGTTATTCCTTTACCTATTGCTATTGCCCTCAGTTGCTGTCTCATATAACTTCCTCCAACATCAGATGGCTCTGAAAATTTTATGTCCTCTCCTGGGTCTAAAAGTTGCATTATTCCAGGCTCTAAACCAGATAGTGCTACTCCTTGCTCATTACTTTCACCTTCTCCTAAAATATTTGCCTCAGGATCGAGTCTTGTAATAAACCCTGCAAACATTGCTGCAGTTTTCTTTCTCACCAGCTCTGCATCATCATATTGATCAAGTTCATAGAGCTTTAGCAGTATACTCGAAAGCCATGGCTCTCCTCGAATCTGACCAGGTCTTAGTGGTTTATAGATATGTAAAACATCGTTTGCTGGTACTCTCACTGATTCTCCAAATGAGCCTTCGCCTGGATGTTCTCTAAATAAGTAATATGCCTTTCTTTGCCCAAGTTTGTTAAACTCAATCCCGTTTCTTATTACATTACCATTGGCTAGTGTTTGATTGCTCTTATTGTCCAAATGCTCTGATTCCAATACTTGAAGTTGCAATGGTACAGAAAATCCATCTTCGAGTTTACGATGTCGGAGGCGTACAAAACACTCCCCACCTTCTATCATGCTCCTACATACCAGAGCTTGTAATCCATAAAAATCACTTACTCCGTTACTATCTGCTTCATCTGTCCATCTTAGCCATAATTCTTGCACCTTCTTTCGAAATTCTCCATCTCTTGCTTTTGATTGTGGTTTTATTCCTGTTCCAATAGAGTTACTTACTATCGTATCAATTATATTTGCTGCATATGGATTTTTTCTCACCATGTCACGTGATCGACTACGTAAAGTTTCAAGGTTTTGAGACAGCAAATTGTTTATACTTCCTAACTCTGGTTGAAAGTGAAAAAATCTTCTTCCTGAGCCTGCTCCATCCCAAGCAGAACTTTTGATTTTTGGCTTACTAAATAGTTGTTTGAACGATTTTAATAACATTTTGCCTCTTTGATTATACAGCAGTTTGTTGCGCAATTTGACATTAAAAAATTACAGCAAGCTGCTGGAGAGTCTGGCTGTTAACACTTTATAAATTACGCATGAGGCTCTTGCACAAATACCAACGCTTATTCTGGGCTGCGTTCATAAATGTCCTTCCGATGTCCCATTGCAGTAATAGTTACTGTGTGTTTTGAGTAGTTTATCCTATAAATTACACGATAATCACTTACTCGTATCCTAAAATACCCTTTGAATTCATGCGATAATGCTTTACCTATTGCTTTAGGGTTGGTTGCAAGACGACTATCTACAGCTCTTCTCACTCTAGATCTTATCGTTGGTGGTAATGCAAGAAAGTCCTCCTCAAGAACTCTTTTTGAATAGATAATATCGTATCCCAGCTTGTATCTCCACCTTTAGACTGTTTTTGCAGATAATATTCTATTCCAATCTACATCCTCACTTCTAATTTCTTCATCACCTCTAGCATCACGCTCAAGAGAAAGCTTAGCCAACTTTATATCTACTTCATCTATTTCATCATCTTCTTCAGATAATTTACTTGCTTCAATTTCTTCTTCCACTAGGTCCTTTACAACTTCTTCTATAGTTCTATTTTGAACTTTTGCCATTTCTATAAGGTAGTGAGCAAATTCCCCCTCAAAATTTACATTAACATTAAGCCTTTCTTGACTTTGATCCATATTTTAACTAGAAAATACCAATTTTAAACTATAACATTTTTACACAATTTTGTCAATCCCCTTACTTGTCGCAATCACAATTCTTCTCTTCGGTCTCACACCTGCAACTTTCAGTTCAGCTTTAATTCGTTGTCTTAAGCTTAGTAGATCCTTTATCTGAACTTCA is a window from the Wolbachia endosymbiont of Armadillidium arcangelii genome containing:
- a CDS encoding head decoration protein: MSCISEQNNLGDLLKYEVSSLYSRDQITVAKGQNLKLGTVVALDKDNMIKIIDPTSTDGAIGVITSDVNATENTKAVIITRGAILADHAVVWPANINEEQKNAAVKQLEARGIIIRKGV
- a CDS encoding type II toxin-antitoxin system RelE family toxin, whose protein sequence is MRRAVDSRLATNPKAIGKALSHEFKGYFRIRVSDYRVIYRINYSKHTVTITAMGHRKDIYERSPE
- a CDS encoding phage tail protein, giving the protein MSVHIEVNSIESVNAKRKKIELAIVRALNRTALWLKSQAAKEISEEKKSLIRKRLRIFKAKTSRLEVLIRASLYDIRASAIGKIQKTRRGSKVGKHEFIGGFAAVIPKGNSGMFKREGRAALPIQEVKLPLEPEGSRIIKDLVNYESERVFEKYFKHELNYILKV
- a CDS encoding gpW family head-tail joining protein, producing MYSEEYLTQVEKAIQKLQSGERVVSIAYGDHVVRYAEVQIKDLLSLRQRIKAELKVAGVRPKRRIVIATSKGIDKIV
- a CDS encoding phage portal protein, whose amino-acid sequence is MLLKSFKQLFSKPKIKSSAWDGAGSGRRFFHFQPELGSINNLLSQNLETLRSRSRDMVRKNPYAANIIDTIVSNSIGTGIKPQSKARDGEFRKKVQELWLRWTDEADSNGVSDFYGLQALVCRSMIEGGECFVRLRHRKLEDGFSVPLQLQVLESEHLDNKSNQTLANGNVIRNGIEFNKLGQRKAYYLFREHPGEGSFGESVRVPANDVLHIYKPLRPGQIRGEPWLSSILLKLYELDQYDDAELVRKKTAAMFAGFITRLDPEANILGEGESNEQGVALSGLEPGIMQLLDPGEDIKFSEPSDVGGSYMRQQLRAIAIGKGITYEQLTGDLTGVNYSSIRAGLIEFRRRCAMLQHNVIVFQFCRPIWNRWLELAVLSGELCIDEKVVKAAKEEVKWIPQGFDWVDPLKDQQAQQMAVRNGFKSRSEVVSEMGYDVEEIDQEIAEDQKRANSFGLCFDCDVNVP